A stretch of the Streptomyces sp. NBC_00078 genome encodes the following:
- the yaaA gene encoding peroxide stress protein YaaA encodes MLVLLPPSEGKATSGRGAPLKLESLSLPGLTPAREAVLGELVDLCAGDEEKAREVLGLSEGLRGEVAKNAGLPTAGARPAGEIYTGVLYDNLDLASLDAAAKRRATRSLLVFSGLWGAVRVTDRIPSYRCSMGVKLPGLGALGSHWRTAMADALPEAAGDGLVLDLRSSAYTAAWKPKGEVAGRTASVRVLHAPTRKVVSHFNKATKGRIVRSLLTAGAAPKGPAALVEALRDLGHVVEVEPPKGAGKAWTLDVLVDEVH; translated from the coding sequence GTGCTGGTCCTGCTGCCTCCCTCCGAAGGCAAGGCGACCTCCGGCCGAGGCGCCCCGCTGAAACTGGAGTCGCTGTCCCTGCCCGGACTGACCCCCGCCCGTGAGGCCGTGCTCGGCGAGCTGGTCGACCTGTGTGCCGGGGACGAGGAGAAGGCGCGCGAGGTGCTCGGGCTGAGCGAGGGGCTGCGGGGCGAGGTGGCGAAGAACGCCGGACTGCCGACGGCCGGGGCCCGGCCCGCGGGGGAGATCTACACGGGTGTGCTGTACGACAACCTCGACCTGGCCTCCCTGGACGCTGCCGCGAAGAGGCGTGCCACCCGGTCCTTGCTCGTCTTCTCCGGACTGTGGGGTGCCGTCCGGGTGACCGACAGGATCCCCTCCTACCGCTGCTCGATGGGTGTGAAGCTGCCGGGGCTCGGGGCGCTGGGCTCCCACTGGCGGACGGCGATGGCGGACGCGCTGCCCGAGGCCGCCGGGGACGGGCTGGTGCTGGATCTGCGCTCCTCCGCGTACACGGCCGCGTGGAAGCCGAAGGGCGAGGTCGCCGGACGGACGGCGAGCGTACGGGTGCTGCACGCGCCGACCCGCAAGGTGGTCAGCCACTTCAACAAGGCGACCAAGGGGCGGATCGTACGGAGTCTGCTGACGGCGGGCGCGGCGCCCAAGGGGCCGGCCGCGTTGGTGGAGGCGCTGCGGGACCTCGGTCATGTGGTGGAG